The window AAACATACCTGCTGTTGATAAAGCAGTAAGACCAGTTCTACCTCCTTCTGCTACTCCTGAAGCACTTTCTACAAAGGTGGTTACAGTGCTAGTACCTAAACACGAACCTGCCACTGTACCTACAGCATCAGCTAATAATGCTTCATTTACCTTTGGAAGTTTCCCTTCTTCATCTAACATATTAGCCTTTGACGCAACACCTGTTAAAGTTCCAATAGTATCAAATATATCTACAAATAAAAATGTAAATACTACTATTAACATATCCATCGTAAAAATATTTTCCCATTCAAATTGAAATGCCACTTCCCTCAAAGATGGCGGTAGACTAATTATTCCTCCTTCTGGAGTCACTGTTACCCCCATAGGTATCCCTATAATAGTGGTGGCTATAATACCAATAAGTAATGCTCCCTTAACCTTTTTAGCTAATAAAAAGCCCATTATTATAATCCCTATTAATGCCAGTAAAACACTAGGATCCTTTATATTTCCTAAAGTTAAAGGTACCCCTTCTCCTACTACTACAATACCTACATTGGAAAGTCCTATAAATGCAATAAACAATCCAATACCTACAGAGACTGACTTCTTTAAATTTAGTGGAATGGCATTAAATATAGCCTCTCTTGCTCTCACAAAGGATAATAATATGAAAATAATACCTTCAATAAGTACTGCAGTTAATGCAAATTGCCATGAATAACCCATGTCCAATACTACAACATAAGCAAAGAATGCATTAAGCCCCATACCTGGAGCTAAAGCAAAAGGATACTTTGCATATAGAGCCATTATTAATGTAGCTATAACAGAGGCTAAAGCTGTAGCTGTAAATACTCCTCCTTTATCCATCCCTGCATCTGAAAGGATAAGAGGGTTTACCGCTAAAATATAAGCCATAGTCATAAAAGTGGTAATTCCTGCTACAATTTCAGTTTTTACATCTGTACCATGTTCTTTCAGTTTAAAAAAATTCTCCATATTATAACTCTCCTTTAACGCTAATTTTATAACATATAATTAATAGTAATTATTATAATTAACCCACGCCCGTCTTCTTATCCTAGTTACCCTACTAAGAAGTAAGAAAAAAGGTCCGTCCCCTTTTCTCAGTTGCCGATATCATTTCTGAAGCACATTCCATTAAAATTTATTTTTTCTATATTTTTATATACTTTATCTATTGCTAGATCTATAGTATTTCCTAAGGCTGTAATAGATAATACTCTTCCTCCATTGGTATAAAGCTTTTGGTTTTCAGTTTTGGTTCTGTTGTGGAATACAATTATATCCTTATCTAATTTTTCTAACCCTTTTATCTCTTTTCCTTTTTCGTATTTAGATGGATAGCCTTTAGAGGTAAGTACTACTGTAGCACATTTTTCTTCTCTCCATTTTAAATCTTCTTTTTCTAAAGTTCCATTGATAGTTTTTTCAAAAATATCTACTATATCACTTTTTAATCTTGGAAGAATTACTTCTGTTTCTGGGTCCCCAAATCTTACATTAAATTCTAAAACTTTTGGTCCTCTCTCTGTAATCATAAGACCTATAAATATTATGCCTCTATAATCGGTATTTTCTTTTTCAAATCCTATTTTTATATTTTCAAAAACTTCTTCTCTTATAATATCTTCTAATTCCTTATTTAAAATAGTATTTGGTGAAAAACACCCTACGCCACCAGTATTTGCTCCTTTATCTTTTTCAAATATTTTCTTATAATCTCTTGCAGTTTCTAAAGGAATTATTTTATCCTTTGTCACTAAACAAAGTAGAGAACATTCTACTCCCTCTAAAAATTCCTCTATAACTACAGTTTCACCAGCTTCTCCAAAGACTTTTTCTCCCATTATCTTGTCAATGGCCTTTAATGCTTCTTCCTTTGTATTTACTATTAACACTCCTTTTCCTGCACAAAGACCATCTGCCTTTATTACAAGAGGATAGTTAAATTCTTCTAAACTATTAATAGCTTCTTCCCTAGTATTACAGCTTTTATATTTAGCTGTAGGTATATTATATTTCTCCATAAACTCTTTTGAATATAACTTACTTCCTTCTAATTGAGCAGCCTTTTTATTTACTCCAAAAATCTTTAATCCTTTTTCCTTAAATTTATCTACTATGCCATTAACTAAAGGCTCCTCTGGACCTACAACTGTTAGATCAATATTATTTTCTAAAGCAAAATTTCCAAGGGAATCTAAATCTGAAGGATTAATATTTACATTTTCGGCTAAATCTTCTGTTCCACCATTTCCTGGTGCACAATATATTTTGGACACTTTTTCACTTTTAGCTATTTTCCAACAAAGAGCATGTTCTCTCCCACCACTACCTACTACTAGTACCTTCATCGTCTTTCTCCCCTCTTTCTCTTTTAGTGTTTAAAATGTCTCATACCTGTAAATACCATAGCTATACCATTTTCATTAGCTGTCCTAATGGCCTCTTCATCCCTTATAGAGCCACCTGGCTGAATAATAGCTGTTACCCCTGCCTTCGCTAAGGCCTTTATAGAATCATCAAAAGGGAAGAATCCATCAGAGGCCAGAACACTTCCCTCTACCTTTTCACCACTATGTTCAATAGCAGCCTCTACTGCCCACACTCTATTTACTTGCCCCATTCCTATACCTATAGTTCCCTTATCTTTAACTAAAACCACTGAATTTGATTTAACATATTTCACAGCTTTCCAAGCAAATAATAGATCTTCCATTTCCTCCTCAGTTGGTTTCCTGTCAGTTACTACTTCTAACTCTTCTTCAAGTAATTCAGTATCTCTTTCTTGTACTAATAGTCCACCTATTACTCTCTTCATATCTAAGAATTTTTCACCCTTAACCATAATTTCTGGCAGTTTAAGAATCCTTATATTTCTCTTTGACTTTAATATTTCTAAGGCTTCACCACTATAAGAAGGAGCTATAACTATTTCTATAAATATTTCATTAATTCTTTTAGCTACTTCTTCATCCACCTCCCTATTAATAGCCAATATCCCACCGAAAATAGACTTTGGGTCACATTCATAGGCTTTTTCATAAGCGTCTATTAAGGTTTCTCCACTACCTATACCACAAGGATTAGCATGTTTTACAGCTACCACCGTTGGTTCTTCAAATTCCTTAAGTATTTCTAAAGCTCCATTTCCATCATTTATATTGTTAAAAGACAATTCTTTTCCATGTAATTGTTCACAAACTCCTATAGTTCCTGTAGGACTGAAAACATCTTCATAAAAAGCAGCTTTCTGATGAGGATTTTCTCCATATCTTAATTCTTTCTTGTTATCAAAAGTTATTGTTAATTTTTTAGGAAATATTATTTCGTCTAATTCATTGAAATAATTAGCTATTAAACTGTCATATTGAGCGGTATATTGGAATACTTTCCTAGCTAAATATTTTCTAGTCTCTAAATCAGTTTCTCCCTTTTTTTTAAGCTCTTCTAAAACTAGTTCATAATCTAGTGGGTCTATAACCGTAGTTACGAATTTATAATTTTTGGCTGCAGCCCTAATCATTGAAGGACCACCTATATCAATATTTTCTATTATTTCCTCATGGCTTACTCCTTCTTTTAATAAAGTTTCTTTAAAAGGATAGAGATTATTTACTACTAA is drawn from Tissierellales bacterium and contains these coding sequences:
- a CDS encoding NCS2 family permease, translated to MENFFKLKEHGTDVKTEIVAGITTFMTMAYILAVNPLILSDAGMDKGGVFTATALASVIATLIMALYAKYPFALAPGMGLNAFFAYVVVLDMGYSWQFALTAVLIEGIIFILLSFVRAREAIFNAIPLNLKKSVSVGIGLFIAFIGLSNVGIVVVGEGVPLTLGNIKDPSVLLALIGIIIMGFLLAKKVKGALLIGIIATTIIGIPMGVTVTPEGGIISLPPSLREVAFQFEWENIFTMDMLIVVFTFLFVDIFDTIGTLTGVASKANMLDEEGKLPKVNEALLADAVGTVAGSCLGTSTVTTFVESASGVAEGGRTGLTALSTAGMFALSLLFAPLFIMVPSSATTPALILVGLFMMGPIKEIDFEDFTEAIPAFLTIIMMPLAYSIAEGIVFGLLSYVILKLITGKTKEISPTMYILAVLFIIRFII
- the purD gene encoding phosphoribosylamine--glycine ligase, producing the protein MKVLVVGSGGREHALCWKIAKSEKVSKIYCAPGNGGTEDLAENVNINPSDLDSLGNFALENNIDLTVVGPEEPLVNGIVDKFKEKGLKIFGVNKKAAQLEGSKLYSKEFMEKYNIPTAKYKSCNTREEAINSLEEFNYPLVIKADGLCAGKGVLIVNTKEEALKAIDKIMGEKVFGEAGETVVIEEFLEGVECSLLCLVTKDKIIPLETARDYKKIFEKDKGANTGGVGCFSPNTILNKELEDIIREEVFENIKIGFEKENTDYRGIIFIGLMITERGPKVLEFNVRFGDPETEVILPRLKSDIVDIFEKTINGTLEKEDLKWREEKCATVVLTSKGYPSKYEKGKEIKGLEKLDKDIIVFHNRTKTENQKLYTNGGRVLSITALGNTIDLAIDKVYKNIEKINFNGMCFRNDIGN
- the purH gene encoding bifunctional phosphoribosylaminoimidazolecarboxamide formyltransferase/IMP cyclohydrolase — translated: MKRAIISVYDKSGVVEFSRGLKELGWEIVSTGGTKKALETAGIDVIDIEDVTNFKEIFDGRVKTLNPYIHGGILFRRDYKEDLKTLEELNIKSIDLVVNNLYPFKETLLKEGVSHEEIIENIDIGGPSMIRAAAKNYKFVTTVIDPLDYELVLEELKKKGETDLETRKYLARKVFQYTAQYDSLIANYFNELDEIIFPKKLTITFDNKKELRYGENPHQKAAFYEDVFSPTGTIGVCEQLHGKELSFNNINDGNGALEILKEFEEPTVVAVKHANPCGIGSGETLIDAYEKAYECDPKSIFGGILAINREVDEEVAKRINEIFIEIVIAPSYSGEALEILKSKRNIRILKLPEIMVKGEKFLDMKRVIGGLLVQERDTELLEEELEVVTDRKPTEEEMEDLLFAWKAVKYVKSNSVVLVKDKGTIGIGMGQVNRVWAVEAAIEHSGEKVEGSVLASDGFFPFDDSIKALAKAGVTAIIQPGGSIRDEEAIRTANENGIAMVFTGMRHFKH